A region from the Sorex araneus isolate mSorAra2 chromosome 6, mSorAra2.pri, whole genome shotgun sequence genome encodes:
- the LOC101552932 gene encoding olfactory receptor 51G2, producing MTLQSFKNSSGFSSTFLLSGIPGLEHLHIWISIPLFLMYLISILGNCTILFIIKTEPSLHEPMYLFLSMLALTDLGLSLCTLPTVLGIFWIGARDIGHDACFTQLFFIHCLSFLESSVLLSMSFDRFVAICRPLHYASILNNTVIGRIGLASLGRSVALIFPLPFMLKRFPYCHSPVLSHSYCLHQEVMKLACADIKANSIYGMFVIVSTVGVDSVLILFSYALILRTVMSIASRTERIKALNTCVSHISAVLLFYTPMIGLSVIHRFGKQAPHVVQVIMGFVYLLVPPLMNPIVYSVKTKQIRDRITRAFCC from the coding sequence ATGACACTGCAATCCTTTAAAAACAGCAGCGGCTTTTCCTCTACCTTCCTGTTGAGTGGCATACCTGGACTGGAGCACCTACACATCTGGATCTCCATCCCATTGTTCCTGATGTATCTGATCTCCATCCTGGGAAACTGCACGATTCTTTTTATCATTAAAACAGAGCCCTCACTCCATGAACCTATGTACCTCTTCCTGTCAATGCTGGCTCTGACAGATCTGGGTCTTTCTCTTTGCACCCTCCCTACTGTGTTGGGTATTTTTTGGATTGGTGCACGAGATATTGGACATGATGCCTGCTTTACTCAGCTATTTTTCATTCATTGCTTGTCTTTCCTAGAGTCTTCTGTGCTCCTTTCTATGTCCTTTGACCGCTTTGTGGCTATTTGTCGGCCCTTGCACTATGCTTCCATTCTCAACAATACTGTCATTGGTAGGATTGGCCTAGCCTCTCTCGGGCGCAGTGTGGCTCTAATTTTCCCATTGCCTTTTATGCTCAAAAGGTTCCCCTATTGTCACTCCCCAGTCCTTTCACATTCTTATTGTCTTCACCAGGAAGTGATGAAATTGGCCTGTGCAGACATCAAAGCCAACAGCATCTATGGCATGTTTGTCATTGTCTCCACTGTGGGTGTAGACTCGGTGCTCATTCTCTTCTCCTATGCTCTGATCCTGCGTACTGTGATGTCCATTGCTTCTAGGACTGAGAGAATCAAAGCTCTTAACACCTGTGTTTCTCACATCAGTGCTGTTCTCCTCTTCTACACCCCCATGATTGGCTTGTCTGTCATCCACCGCTTTGGGAAACAGGCCCCTCATGTAGTCCAGGTTATCATGGGCTTTGTGTATCTTCTAGTCCCTCCCCTGATGAACCCCATTGTCTATAGTGTGAAGACTAAACAGATCAGAGATCGAATTACTCGTGCCTTTTGCTGCTAG